One window from the genome of Candidatus Binatia bacterium encodes:
- a CDS encoding ABC transporter substrate-binding protein translates to MKAKLELAVAVAVSALFALTGQGLGQEKKVLRVAFVSLSWHQELPFRIARLKGYFKQEGITIEPILIRGGPAAIAAIASGDVDFGSIGGAQAAIRSRSRGLDIFITGSISSKVNYTVLGGRDVKRVEDLKGKIIGVTGAGAFSDFAIRMFLKNNGLDPDKDVILRALGGTVVRVSALEKGLIAAAPFSAEEAVTLLNKGYPMIANLSESLAIPQSVLVTRGETLDKYPESSKRFLKAVIQGVRFVRSNKKEALQAGYESGLKGDPDIVSRAYDLYYSAYTTDLSVAAEGMQLMLDEDIRTGLVDKKMTLDKVINDRILKKAQEELRKEGRLNP, encoded by the coding sequence ATGAAAGCAAAACTAGAATTGGCGGTGGCGGTCGCCGTCTCGGCGCTGTTCGCGCTCACCGGCCAGGGACTTGGGCAGGAGAAGAAGGTCCTGCGCGTCGCCTTCGTGAGCCTCTCCTGGCATCAGGAGCTGCCGTTTAGAATCGCGCGCCTGAAGGGATACTTTAAGCAGGAAGGCATAACGATCGAGCCGATATTGATTCGCGGCGGCCCCGCGGCGATCGCCGCGATCGCGTCGGGCGACGTCGATTTCGGCAGCATCGGCGGGGCGCAGGCGGCGATCCGGAGCCGTTCAAGAGGGCTGGACATCTTCATCACCGGGTCCATCTCGAGCAAAGTAAACTATACCGTTCTCGGCGGCCGCGACGTAAAGCGGGTCGAGGACTTAAAGGGAAAGATAATCGGCGTGACCGGGGCGGGCGCGTTCTCCGATTTCGCCATCCGAATGTTCTTAAAGAATAACGGTCTCGACCCGGACAAAGACGTCATACTCCGCGCGCTCGGCGGCACCGTTGTGCGCGTCTCCGCGCTGGAGAAAGGCCTCATCGCCGCCGCGCCGTTCTCCGCCGAAGAGGCGGTGACCCTCCTCAACAAAGGCTATCCGATGATCGCGAACCTGAGCGAGTCCCTCGCCATTCCGCAAAGCGTGCTTGTCACGCGCGGAGAAACTCTGGACAAGTATCCCGAAAGCTCGAAGCGCTTCTTGAAGGCGGTGATCCAGGGCGTTCGGTTCGTTCGCAGCAACAAGAAAGAAGCGCTGCAAGCCGGCTACGAGAGCGGCCTCAAAGGCGATCCGGACATCGTGAGCCGGGCGTACGATCTCTATTACTCCGCTTACACGACGGATCTCTCCGTCGCCGCCGAAGGAATGCAACTCATGCTCGACGAAGACATTCGCACCGGCCTGGTCGATAAAAAAATGACGCTCGATAAAGTGATCAACGACCGGATTCTAAAAAAAGCGCAGGAAGAATTGAGAAAGGAAGGGCGGTTGAATCCGTGA
- a CDS encoding extracellular solute-binding protein, with protein sequence MGRKYLPLIAVLVLALTLGLNGIGQAASAPEDPYNKTAAALYEQAKKEGAVVVYSVWDVEHIVKILDGFSKRYPGIKTSYWQGRNPEIVTRVMTEFQAGKDSVDAILSDNAPPVIRAAGAIMPYETVQKDFLVLHDPTMPVVSLQIQALVYNTKKMKPADLPKTWEDLANPKYKGNVALDDPMRAGPLSTQLAALKDLWKDDGRFARFVKGLKALGVPVHKSTSAMFRLVVSGEYAIAEPALLHDTMEEKEKGSPIDLVKSAPPIVFPRYAGIYAKAAHPNAAKLLTEWLISAEGQKTLDSVGREASRRGFESRTSIEHAYPKGTKPIPVNDKGFMEDPKKWLDTHVKPLWEG encoded by the coding sequence ATGGGAAGAAAATATTTGCCGCTCATCGCGGTACTCGTTCTTGCGCTCACGCTCGGTCTGAACGGTATCGGTCAGGCCGCCTCCGCGCCGGAGGATCCGTATAACAAGACCGCCGCCGCTCTTTACGAGCAGGCGAAAAAGGAAGGGGCGGTGGTTGTCTACTCGGTTTGGGACGTCGAGCACATCGTAAAAATCCTCGACGGATTCTCCAAACGCTATCCGGGAATCAAGACGTCGTATTGGCAGGGAAGAAACCCGGAGATCGTCACCCGGGTAATGACGGAGTTCCAGGCGGGGAAGGACAGCGTCGATGCGATCCTTTCCGACAACGCCCCGCCGGTCATCAGGGCCGCCGGAGCGATCATGCCCTACGAAACGGTGCAGAAAGACTTCCTGGTCTTGCACGATCCGACCATGCCCGTCGTCAGCCTGCAGATTCAGGCGCTGGTCTACAACACAAAAAAGATGAAGCCGGCGGATCTTCCGAAGACCTGGGAAGACCTTGCCAATCCCAAATACAAAGGCAACGTCGCCCTTGACGATCCGATGAGAGCGGGCCCGTTGAGCACTCAGCTTGCGGCTCTCAAAGATCTGTGGAAAGACGATGGGCGGTTCGCCCGCTTCGTCAAAGGACTCAAGGCCCTTGGTGTTCCCGTGCACAAAAGCACCAGCGCTATGTTCAGGCTGGTTGTTTCAGGGGAATACGCCATCGCCGAGCCCGCGTTGCTGCACGATACGATGGAAGAAAAGGAAAAGGGTTCCCCGATCGATTTGGTGAAGAGCGCTCCACCCATAGTTTTCCCGCGTTACGCGGGGATTTATGCCAAGGCGGCGCACCCGAACGCGGCGAAACTACTGACGGAGTGGCTCATCTCGGCGGAGGGACAGAAAACGTTGGACTCGGTCGGCAGGGAGGCATCGCGCAGGGGCTTCGAGTCGAGAACCTCCATCGAGCACGCTTACCCGAAGGGAACCAAGCCGATCCCGGTGAACGACAAGGGCTTCATGGAAGATCCCAAGAAGTGGCTCGACACGCACGTCAAGCCGCTGTGGGAAGGATAA
- a CDS encoding xanthine dehydrogenase family protein molybdopterin-binding subunit: MAFRTIGKALPRIEGEGKVTGQTKYAADLPFEDLLWAKVLRASVPHARIVKVDTAKAKTLKGVHAVLTGADVKDIFVGTRVKDQPVLAYDKVRFVGDALAAVAAESEAISDDAIGLIDVEYEELPYVDDPVEALKPTSPLVHEDRNKYKNAPKLPEGMPGHNLQSHVVWKNGDLDAGFKKAARIFEHTFRTPLSHHGYIEPCACTVHVHDDGSVEVWPSNKGPWGLREQMAEDFGVPKEKIKVHIVHVGGDFGAKASLIDVPIAYHLSKAAGGKPVKLVFDYTEELLAGGHRHPAVIHLRTGVARDGTFTAVKGTIHFSGGAYGAPKANPQVTVLGGRRLASMYRVPAIMCETYCAYTNQVPCTQTRTPGSPQVVFAFESQVDIIAKEMGIDALELRRRNILRDGDANPMGEKWSHILMGEVLERVVKTSGWRKGGAKKNRGWGMALYDRGTPEGKASSALTLEADGKVNILTGVPDVGPGFYTISQQMVCETLGLPPEKVGVVFKDTDSLPFDPGTGGSKQTNTSGHAVKKSADEVREKLIDLAARELGCRPDEIQQQGGKLTAPNKQSTTTQKMIELAVKENGGPVFHLTNFVPEKMPKVTGFAAQVAEVEVDPATGRVRVLNLTTAHDTGTVLNHLTLTGQIEGGVISGFGFALMEENPVVDGKIATLTLGEFKLPCIADVPPLKTVLVESPTGPAPFGGKAIAENPNVPTAAAIANAVADAVGVRIFDLPITAEKVYLGLPNGKRSAS, translated from the coding sequence TTGGCATTTCGCACCATAGGAAAGGCGCTGCCGCGCATCGAGGGCGAAGGGAAGGTCACCGGTCAAACGAAGTACGCGGCGGACTTGCCGTTCGAAGATCTGCTGTGGGCCAAGGTGCTGCGCGCTTCGGTGCCGCACGCGCGCATCGTCAAAGTCGATACTGCGAAGGCCAAGACGTTGAAGGGCGTCCACGCGGTTCTCACCGGGGCCGATGTCAAAGATATCTTCGTCGGCACGAGGGTCAAAGACCAGCCGGTGTTGGCCTATGACAAAGTCCGGTTCGTCGGAGACGCGCTCGCTGCGGTGGCGGCGGAGAGCGAAGCGATTTCGGATGACGCGATCGGACTGATCGATGTCGAGTACGAAGAACTCCCCTACGTGGACGATCCGGTCGAAGCGTTGAAGCCGACCTCACCGCTGGTTCACGAAGATCGAAACAAGTATAAGAACGCGCCTAAACTGCCGGAAGGCATGCCCGGCCACAACCTGCAGTCTCACGTCGTATGGAAAAACGGCGATCTCGACGCCGGATTTAAAAAGGCCGCGCGAATCTTCGAGCATACTTTCCGCACCCCGCTGTCGCACCATGGATACATCGAACCCTGCGCCTGCACGGTGCACGTGCACGACGACGGGAGCGTCGAAGTGTGGCCGTCAAACAAAGGTCCGTGGGGCTTGCGCGAACAGATGGCCGAAGACTTCGGCGTTCCCAAGGAAAAAATCAAGGTGCACATCGTCCACGTCGGCGGCGACTTCGGCGCCAAGGCATCGTTGATCGACGTGCCGATCGCTTACCATTTATCGAAGGCAGCGGGTGGAAAGCCCGTTAAGCTCGTTTTCGATTACACCGAAGAGCTTCTCGCCGGCGGTCACCGCCATCCGGCAGTGATTCATCTGCGCACCGGAGTCGCACGGGACGGAACTTTCACGGCGGTCAAGGGGACGATTCACTTCAGCGGCGGCGCCTACGGCGCGCCAAAAGCGAATCCGCAGGTGACGGTGCTCGGCGGGCGGCGCCTGGCGAGCATGTATCGCGTGCCGGCGATCATGTGCGAGACGTATTGCGCATACACCAATCAAGTTCCTTGCACCCAAACGCGCACGCCGGGCAGTCCGCAGGTCGTGTTCGCCTTCGAGTCGCAGGTGGACATCATCGCCAAAGAGATGGGCATCGATGCTCTCGAATTGCGCCGCAGAAATATTCTGCGCGACGGCGATGCCAATCCCATGGGTGAAAAGTGGAGCCATATTCTCATGGGCGAAGTGCTGGAGCGCGTCGTCAAAACTTCCGGCTGGAGGAAGGGCGGCGCGAAGAAAAATCGCGGCTGGGGGATGGCGCTCTATGATCGCGGCACGCCGGAAGGAAAAGCGAGCTCGGCATTAACCCTGGAGGCCGACGGCAAGGTCAACATCCTCACCGGAGTGCCCGACGTCGGTCCCGGATTCTATACCATCAGCCAGCAGATGGTCTGTGAAACGCTCGGGCTGCCGCCGGAGAAAGTCGGCGTGGTTTTCAAAGACACCGATAGCTTGCCGTTCGATCCCGGCACGGGCGGCAGCAAACAGACGAATACTTCCGGTCACGCGGTCAAAAAATCGGCCGATGAGGTGCGCGAGAAGCTGATCGATTTGGCGGCGCGGGAGTTAGGCTGCCGGCCGGACGAGATTCAGCAGCAGGGCGGCAAGCTCACGGCGCCCAACAAACAGTCGACAACGACGCAAAAGATGATCGAGCTGGCTGTGAAAGAAAACGGCGGCCCCGTCTTTCACCTGACCAATTTCGTCCCTGAGAAGATGCCGAAGGTCACCGGCTTCGCCGCGCAAGTGGCTGAGGTGGAAGTTGATCCGGCTACCGGCCGCGTGAGGGTGTTAAATTTGACCACGGCGCACGATACCGGCACGGTGCTCAATCATCTCACCCTGACGGGGCAGATCGAAGGGGGAGTGATTTCCGGGTTTGGCTTTGCGCTGATGGAAGAGAATCCGGTGGTCGACGGCAAGATCGCGACATTAACTTTAGGCGAGTTCAAGTTGCCGTGCATCGCCGACGTGCCGCCGTTGAAGACTGTATTAGTCGAGAGCCCCACCGGCCCAGCGCCGTTCGGCGGCAAGGCGATCGCCGAGAACCCCAACGTGCCCACGGCCGCCGCCATCGCCAACGCAGTAGCTGACGCGGTCGGCGTGAGAATCTTCGATCTGCCGATCACGGCGGAGAAAGTCTACTTGGGCCTGCCGAACGGCAAGAGGAGTGCGTCGTGA
- a CDS encoding iron ABC transporter permease, whose translation MAGSLIIAPIAIVLYRSFTTTRLGAAVGATMENYVRALSDPQIVPMINNSIVYAAGSALLGTVLGALLAWIVARTNTPGKALVELMPLYPILMPPIMKNIAWILLLSPRSGILNNFLQENLGIETQIFNAFSMSAMIWVFGLACVPLGYLFLLPVFLSFDPSLEESAYIAGSKPVRTLLRITFPLAIPAFLSAFVLNFLRGLRSFETPVLQGSPGGIHVFVSKVYDSMSIAFNPGLATAYSAVLIALSILSLLLYVRTTRFSERYATITGKGYKVKVIDIGGWKYVAFLAVFAYFLLGIAIPFVVLIVSSLIPYYDYETFMKFPANISLANYYRVMHHPSFVSGLYNSLGLSVVIAVVTVLAGIIMAFTIYRTKVYGSKVFEFIGTMPLAFPPLVLSLGLILLVIGTPLYNTLWALGAGLFVAYFPYALRNASGAIVNIHKELDEAAWVHGARWRHVFFQVTLPLLKPTVAGALFYIFIEAIRNVDVAVLLVAPGTEYGPVTLFEYFRVGQWAEAAAGGVIYLIILILAVSIAKCVFKIKFSL comes from the coding sequence GTGGCGGGCTCGCTCATCATCGCGCCGATCGCGATCGTACTGTACCGCAGCTTCACGACGACGAGATTGGGAGCGGCCGTAGGCGCCACGATGGAAAACTACGTCCGCGCCTTGAGCGACCCGCAAATCGTGCCGATGATCAATAATTCAATCGTCTACGCGGCGGGCTCGGCGCTACTGGGGACCGTCCTGGGCGCGCTGCTTGCGTGGATCGTCGCCAGGACGAATACCCCCGGGAAGGCGCTGGTCGAGCTTATGCCGCTCTACCCGATCTTGATGCCGCCGATCATGAAGAACATCGCCTGGATTCTGTTGCTTTCTCCCCGGTCCGGAATTCTGAATAATTTTCTTCAGGAAAATCTCGGAATCGAAACGCAGATCTTCAATGCTTTTTCCATGTCGGCGATGATATGGGTTTTCGGCCTTGCCTGTGTCCCGCTCGGGTATCTTTTCCTGCTGCCGGTTTTTCTATCTTTCGATCCCTCGCTCGAAGAAAGCGCTTACATCGCCGGAAGCAAACCGGTGCGCACGCTGCTGCGCATCACGTTTCCACTCGCGATTCCGGCGTTCCTCTCGGCATTCGTGCTGAATTTCTTGAGGGGTCTGCGTTCGTTCGAGACGCCGGTGCTGCAAGGTTCTCCTGGGGGCATCCACGTCTTCGTCTCGAAAGTATACGACTCCATGTCGATCGCATTTAACCCCGGTCTGGCCACGGCTTACAGCGCGGTGTTGATTGCGCTATCGATTCTCTCGCTGCTTTTGTACGTGAGGACCACCCGCTTTTCCGAGCGCTATGCCACGATCACCGGCAAAGGCTACAAGGTGAAGGTCATCGATATCGGCGGTTGGAAGTATGTCGCCTTCCTGGCGGTCTTTGCTTACTTTCTCCTAGGAATTGCCATACCTTTCGTGGTCCTGATCGTTTCTTCCTTGATCCCCTACTACGATTACGAGACGTTCATGAAGTTTCCGGCCAACATCAGTCTTGCCAACTATTATCGCGTGATGCATCATCCGAGCTTCGTCAGCGGGCTCTACAACTCTCTCGGCCTTTCCGTCGTGATCGCCGTCGTGACCGTTCTCGCCGGCATCATCATGGCCTTCACCATCTACCGAACCAAGGTCTACGGCAGCAAGGTCTTTGAATTCATCGGCACCATGCCGCTGGCTTTTCCGCCCCTGGTTCTTTCCCTCGGCCTGATCCTGCTCGTCATCGGCACGCCGCTTTACAACACGCTGTGGGCGCTCGGCGCCGGGCTTTTCGTCGCCTATTTTCCCTACGCTTTGAGAAACGCCTCCGGCGCCATCGTCAATATTCACAAAGAGCTCGACGAAGCCGCGTGGGTTCACGGCGCAAGGTGGCGGCACGTGTTTTTCCAGGTGACGCTGCCGCTGCTCAAACCGACGGTCGCCGGCGCGCTCTTTTATATTTTCATCGAGGCGATACGCAACGTCGACGTCGCCGTGCTGCTCGTGGCTCCCGGAACCGAGTACGGCCCGGTGACGCTGTTCGAATATTTCCGGGTCGGCCAATGGGCGGAGGCGGCCGCCGGCGGAGTGATTTATCTGATCATTTTGATTCTCGCCGTCTCCATCGCGAAGTGTGTATTTAAAATAAAGTTCAGTTTGTGA
- a CDS encoding ABC transporter ATP-binding protein, giving the protein MAIVKVEHLSKTFTDFKALDDVSFEFGHGILSILGPSGCGKTTLLRCIAGLEVPDDGSIYIDDKVQTDIRKGTLVPPYSRAIGFVFQNYALWPHMSVYKNVAFGLKLRHIPEDDIRRRVLKTLDLVGLPKLEERYPSQLSGGQQQRVALARSLAMEPRLILLDEPLSNLDAKLREEMRVELKKLIRKVGISAIYVTHDQEEAFVISDSVIVMDRGKILQYATPDEIYNRPTSHFVASFIGRSVLVDGQVLRADGEDCWVAVPEFNRATLVCQRTQNTVAGGTCQLAIRTGEIKLNSRKFDQANNVLEGFMTSRDYRGGLTDHRIRVGSREIVVTSHKLCPMINIDEDGEKIFLHIDKSAISIIAAYAPDRSQQASA; this is encoded by the coding sequence ATGGCAATCGTTAAAGTGGAGCATCTCTCGAAGACGTTTACCGACTTCAAGGCTCTCGACGACGTCAGCTTCGAGTTCGGCCACGGAATTCTGAGCATCCTGGGACCCTCGGGCTGCGGCAAGACGACTCTCCTCAGGTGCATCGCCGGTCTGGAAGTTCCCGACGATGGCTCGATCTACATCGACGATAAGGTCCAAACCGACATTCGCAAGGGCACTTTAGTGCCGCCGTATTCGAGAGCGATCGGATTTGTATTTCAGAACTACGCACTCTGGCCGCACATGTCCGTGTACAAAAACGTCGCCTTCGGCCTCAAGCTTCGCCACATTCCGGAAGACGATATCAGAAGGAGAGTGCTGAAGACGCTGGATCTGGTCGGCCTGCCCAAGCTGGAAGAACGATATCCCTCCCAGTTGAGCGGCGGCCAGCAGCAGCGGGTCGCGCTCGCGCGCAGCCTCGCGATGGAGCCGCGCCTCATTCTTCTCGACGAGCCGCTGAGCAACCTCGACGCTAAATTGCGCGAAGAGATGCGGGTCGAGCTCAAAAAGCTGATCAGGAAGGTCGGCATCAGCGCGATCTACGTGACCCACGACCAGGAAGAGGCGTTTGTCATTTCCGATTCCGTCATCGTGATGGATAGGGGAAAAATTCTCCAATACGCCACGCCGGATGAAATTTACAATCGGCCCACCAGTCACTTTGTCGCCTCCTTTATTGGGCGTTCCGTGCTGGTCGACGGCCAGGTGCTGCGCGCCGATGGAGAAGATTGCTGGGTTGCCGTGCCGGAGTTCAACCGAGCCACGCTCGTGTGCCAACGGACCCAAAACACCGTTGCCGGAGGCACCTGCCAGCTCGCCATAAGAACCGGAGAGATAAAACTCAACAGCCGGAAGTTCGATCAAGCCAATAATGTCCTGGAAGGATTCATGACAAGCCGCGATTACCGGGGCGGCCTCACCGACCACAGGATCCGGGTCGGCTCCAGAGAAATCGTTGTCACCTCGCACAAGCTCTGCCCCATGATCAACATCGACGAGGACGGAGAGAAAATATTTCTGCACATCGATAAATCCGCCATCAGCATCATCGCTGCTTACGCGCCGGACCGGTCGCAGCAAGCAAGCGCTTGA